AATTCCAAAATCCACGTCTGGTAAGAAGCACAATCCGCAAGCCGCCAAAAAGCCCGAGACTTGGCCAAACGTATCTGGGAAAGACGAAAAACCAAGACGAGAAAGTATCTCAATCAGGCGAACTAGCGTGTATCACGGTGGGGACGCAAAATCGGGCAATTACAAGGAAAAATCGGACATACGCATCTCGATGTCTTCATCAACTGAAAGTTGGCCCAAGTGGTGGTGACGGTGAGCTGAGCTGTGGATTTGGATTTTTGAATGATACAAGGCCAGCCGGTTCGACTTGTTACATGTGCATCGGGATAAGCTGAGCAAAATGCTGGAATGTCCTTGATCTGTATCTTTGATTGCTTCTAATTTTTCAGTCATCTGGGGAGAATGTGATTGAGGCTTGGCGGTCCTAGTACAGGGATATAAAATATAACCGTTTGAGCTGTCAACTTAGATTGCTGCCTTTAACAAATCCTCGGTTTTGGAATCCTGCAGCCCAACGCAACGAGTGAATCTGAAATTAATCGCTATGACAGCCAATCTCTTTATGTTGAACAATCAAACCCTCACACCTTGTGAACTCCCAAACAGACTCCGAACCCAAGTGCACTACTTACCCGGTCGTACAATCCATCCTCGCAGCCGCCAGCTCCTAGATTACAAAGTGTCAAGATTTGGTTCGTCCTCAAAGTCTATTCTATCCAGAGACCATTGTAGGAATCTGCGCAGGGACCCAGTGGCAAGTGTTGGTCGGtgcaggtctgtgacagaaATGCATCCTAGATAAAATGGAATTTCTATGCTTACTGGCGCACAAATATAAAGCAAGCTCGCCATCTTCTTTCCAAGATTGAGTAGCGGATCTATTTTGAATGGGTTTAAATCTGTATTGCAGGTGGTTTATCACGGGCAGTAACATTTACTTTTGCATCAAACAAGGCGATGAGTTCAATTAAGTACCGCGACACACGCAAATTCGGCTCATTTTGAGAAATACATTTTTAATTTGACAAAGGAAAATGAAAATAGACGACaaggccaaaaaaagaaaaaagaaatgctGGGAATAGTGTTATTTAAATAAGGAAATaatagcaaaaaaaaaaaaggaaacggtTTGGTCGGCCATACCGATTTATTTTACTCATGTAGACCACATGATTTTTACAATCCTTGCGAAAGCCATTTATCATTTAATGGGGACTTTGTTCACGAAATGAGCATTAAAGCATTCCCCGCCCTGACCCTTGTCTTTTGGAGTATTGGCTGTAAGTATTGCCAATCCGAGGACTCCGAAAAATTGCATTCTATTTTCCACAAAATGCCATAATATAAGTATAGTTACATATGGTCGACCTCAGAGGATCCCCCTAGCTGTTTTACTAAATATAAAACTTAAACTTCGTGGAAACAATGCTTTTACATTCTGGCTGGTGATTCGGCGATTCCGTTAACATCGTTGTCCATAtatgttttctttcttccttttctgATTTACGAGGAAATCCTCAACTATGCACTACTTTATGCTTTTTGCGCGGTAGTATTAAAAAGTTTTATGGAAATTCAGAAAAATCAAATAAATTGCAAGGCATAATATCTTTGTCATGTTTATCATATCCATCAAGTGGCTTGCATGAGTGTTAATCCGTAAAACGGTATGgggtacgttggtggtgtgTTTTATTTCAAATACGCACAGGGGCTCATGGCTCACGATGTTGAGACATTTCTCCCTGGCCTTCGTACGTGTAGTTCTAATACTGAATGACGTATAGAGGCCGATCGGAAAGCGAGATAAAGGAAAATTATAGTAGACCGTGAAAAATAAATCAAAGTGACAAAACAATAACTAGTTTGTACAACAGTACAAGTCTCGTCAAGGCACAAATAGACACGCTAGCAATGCCGCCATACGTTATTGAGGGGCTACACCAATGATCACTCACATCCGACTGACGGGCACTTACTAACATGCATTCCGTACCCCACCCAGTAATGTCATAACACTGCAAAAACACGTTTTGGGACTTATCCCCAGCCAAACGCCACGCAAGTTTGTCCCCCTTTATATTAAATTTGTGAGCCGAATTTTGCACAAAACAACGCGTTATATGAAGCTATTTCCAGCCTTTATATTTATAACGCACAACGCACAGCGTACCACGCCGTTTCGTCAAATCCAACTGCGTGAccgttgctttttttttttttttttttttttttctgggatGGCGCCTTTGTCCGTTACTATACCTTGTGCCTGATTTAGCCGAGATTTGCACCCAAAAAGTACCTAGTGCAGATTATCGTAGTGTGGACTTGCCAGTGGATACTAGTAAATGCCCGTCAGTCGGATGTGAGTGCTCGTAGGCAATTCGGTGCAGCCGTACTGAAATATGGTCGTAAGGCTTTGTTGAACGTGTGATCCCATTATTCACATGGTTTTATAAGGTAGGCCAACGGCCTTACAACTGTTGGGTACCCAAAAGGAACTCTTTTTAACACTAAGGGCAAAGAGAAGCAAGGCAAAGAAAAGAGGCCTTATGGGCgttgccgactttggtaatacttttgaaaaaaagaaagcttgGGTGTTTGATTCCTACCGTAAATGATTAGAATGGTACAAGCCCACATATATACGCGCAGTGGTATGGGATGTCTTCTTTCGCCCAATATTGTAATGAAGACGGTGAGTTGATAATTTTGATGACATAGGAATAATTGAACAACGTGCTATATAATCAAATAAAATTTATCTATTTGAAGCGTGCGTTGGAGAGGTTTTTAAAATACAAGTTCTTATATTAACTTATCACTTTATCGACTTTGCAAAGCCATTATTGCAATTCTCGTTGTTAACCATGCCATTCCAGTCTCTCACCTGCGTGCGATTATATTTTATTCCAATTCCCGTCAAGCTTTTATTGGCCGAAATTGTTGTTGATTCGTGCTGGTTGCACCGACCTCTGGGTAGTTGTAACGGTGGGGATTCCGTGACATGTATTACCTAGGTCaggtaagtacctacctaggtaggtatatatGGGGAAAGAAGGAATGCCAAAAGCTTTGTAATTTTACCTCGTTATTCTTTGCTTAGCTTAAATAATAATTCCTTTCGGGTACCCAGCTGTCTTTAGGCCGTTAGTTACTAGTTAGCCTACCCTATAATAGCAATACAAGTTTCCAAGATTATTCTGCCTATTGCCTTTTATTCCGTTGGCATAGCGGCTTTACCTACCACGATTAATTGTGCCACCGAATCTGGTCATGTTCAGAAAGGTCTTAAGGCCGCCGACAGAACTGGAGCTAACCTCCATACTAAGCGCGGAGGTGAACACACAGTTTATACTTGCTCCAAAGGCTATTCCTACAAAACTACAAATGGGGAATTCGCCATCGCCCACCAAGCCGCATGCGATGGTAACCGTACGTCACTTTTGGCTAAATTCTAATTGCTAAAAGTTTGGCGGAAGCTCTAGGTTGTTTTACAAACGCATACTAATAAAAAGTTTTTCTAGGATAAATTACGGCGGGATCAAATAGTTGACTTGCGTgccaaaacaacaacaccatACTCTCTTTTATGGCCAGGGTAAACAGAggacggaagctagtctgtTGGCACCTGTCGACGAAAATATCCCTtcgaggagaggaaagggaATGCTTGGGGGTCGTGCGTTGTGGGCCACTTAAGAAGGGGTTTGTAAAATCGTGGACCACGCCTCATTAGTTAGTTTCTTTAGCTAGAAAATCGCCACTTCTTCGGTTCCTCATCCCATCTGGTTTTTGGTCACCCTCGAAAAGAAGGCCGGACCGTTGCTTTTGTGGACTCGTAGCGGTGGTTGTGACCCCTGTGGACAATTGTCCAAAACCGAGTCCGATAAACACAGACGGTATCCCAGGTCATACTGTCGTAGGGTTTGGACTGGAGGTTAGACAGGGCTTATGATCTGTGTGGGACGCAAGTTGTAGTTATAGCAACTTACTTTCCAAGTTTGAATGTACTGTGATTGAATCTAGAGTGTGAACAGAAACAGGAGATCAACCAACGAGGTGTATATTGTGGTCGCCATATTGTCGAAATAGGACTGGAATAAGGCACAGTGTAAGGAAATACTATGATGGCTAAAGCCTCGGTGAGCAGTAGTGCTTTTTCGATGTGTAAATCCAACATATCCACCATTTACGGTGGTACTTGGCTACGAGCTTTCCTTTATACAAACCTGCCTTACCTCTCGTTGTCCAAGCCCTTTACCACATCCAAACTAAAGAAAGGATCATACAGTAATACATGGTAGAATCACTGGTCGGAATAAAGGTCTCAAGCAGCAGAAACCATGGCTGGTTCGTAGATACTAAGCCACACAACATCCTTCAGCCTTTCAAGACAGCCCAACAAGGCCCAACCGGGCAAGATTGCATCATCTCAGATAAGATGCGAGTTTCCAGACAAGTCAAAATTGACAGTATGGGCCTCAAACTTGCATGCCAAGGGGGCGGTACCGGTACATATCGTTATGCTTCCTACTATCCTTCAGCAGTGACACGACTGGCTCTTTAAAGACTCTAGTGCCAAACGGCACCAAGCCAAAAATGGAGCTCAGCACAGCTTGGCAGGAGTCACAGACAGAGTCAGCCGTACCACCAGCAATCTCGGctcattttttatttttactcGGAGTGAACACCTGAGCTGCTTCAACTCGTCATCGTTCTCAATTCACGGTAAACAACAACGTCCCTTCCAGAACAATACTACAACTACACACACATCAATCATGGCATCCCAAGCCCCAGACAGCGGCGAGAACAGCTACCCAACCCACAAACACCTCCTCACAGCCGACACTCCCGTCCACCCGTCACCGTCGACGCGCTGGACATCCAGCTGTACAACTGCTGGCCGTCGACAAACCTCTTTGCAGACCCGGCGCCTGGAGACTCGGAGTGGGATCCTTGTTTCACGGGGGAGGATGATGACAGAGAGAGCAAGCGGAACCGGCTAAGATGCTGGTATGGGTCCGAGCGGCCGGCTGAGCGGCAGTGTTGGTTGTCAGGGCGGGTGGGGTGTGTTGTGAGCTTTTGGAATCTTGTCACTGCTGTGAATGAGTGGCTGCTTGGACTGGGGGTGATATAAGAGTGGCGAGGGGCAAGATAGATTGGGATGCCGGAGGGCGTTTGTCGGGATTGATGAGATTGTTTATATCTGGCCGGTAGATGTGGCCAAAATCTAGCTCATTTGGGACTTGAAAAGGTTGGGAAGGCAGTGAAATGTTGTTGGAGGGAATGGGCGGATATGGCGAGGTGGTTGCGTGAGTGGAAATACCGCAGCTTCGGAACAAATTAGTGATCAAATTAGACTTGGATTTACTCTTGGTCCAAGGCTTTGCGGATGGACAATGTAAAGAAACATACCTCTTCATATCTGCTGCTGTGTTTGCACACCTTTTACCGCTTCCCCGGATTCTCTTCCTATAATATTCGATACAAGCAGCTACATGAATCCTGTGTTCATGCCAAGCCGTTTTACGTAGTAGAGATAGGTATGATGGTGCAGAAATATTTCCCTGGAAGCTGGATTGCAAACTGTCAATGGATCATCGGCCTGCTACATGTATAAAAAGCAACGCATGTGAAATGCATGTAACGATGGTGCAACAGTTGTTTcggtttgtttttcttttttcttcttgactTGCAATTTCGAAGACATCGCTGGTAAGCTCAGCCGTCACATCATTACCTGGGTGAACACATCTATGATCTGCCGAGGTGCAAAGGGAACCGAACGTTGAAATTTGTAATGGTATCATTCAGCAACTTGGGGAATCAAGCCTATGTTGGTCTATATACATCAAAGAACCCTCTCAAACAACCTCCAACTAAAACTTGGCAAAGGTAGCGCCCGTCATGGTGACGGAGAAATCAAGCGTCCTAGCCGCCTCAGTCATGTTCAAGATACCCGCGTTGTACTTGAGCAGCGTCGCGGGGGTGTTGACGACTACGAGCGTGGCGTCCTCGGTCTTTGCGAGCTCGACGGAGCCCGAGCCGCCCTCGAGCGTCTGGTATCGCACCTTGTTCGTCGCCGAGTCGAGCACGGAAAACATGGCCGTGAATCCCATGGTCGCATTCGCGGGCGTGACCTTGACGTCTGCGCGGGTCGCGCCATCCGCCATGACCAGCTTGCCCATGGTGGCGCCCATGTACTGCGGCGCGCGCTCCGGGCTGACCTTGAAGGTGCCGTTCTCCGTGGGGGTCgggaagttgtacatgttgAGGAACTGCTTGTTCTCGAGCATGTACCGCTGGATGGTGGGGTGGCCAATGTCGCCGTTGGCCATGCGCGCCCAGTACTTGGCCACGACGTCCTGCACCTTGGCCGAGCCGCCCAGCACGCGCTGCAGGGCGTGCAGCGGCGTCTCGTCGGTGCCCACGTCCGGGGTCGCGCGGAGCATCGCCGGCACGACGTCCCGCCCGAGACCCTCGATGTTGTCCAGGTTGCGGAAGAGGTATTCGAAGAAGGGCCAGGCCTGGTAGGGGTTGCCCTTGGTGCGGTCGCTGGCGTCGACGATGGACAGGTAGGATTCGCCGACCACCTTGAACGGGTCAAAGTTGGAGTCGCCGCCCGACGCGTTGAATTTGGCGCGCGAGGGTCCGCACACGTCGTCGCCAGACGTGAGGTACACGTCGGCCACCCAGTTGGCCAGCGCCTTGTTCCAGGGCTGGCAGTTGGGGATGCGCGCCCAGGCGTTGTTGAGACCCTGGTGCCAGTGCAGCACGTGGCCGTATTCGTGCACAGATAGATACGGGGTCATGTAACCGTTCTTTATCCTCACAGTTGCGCGGCCGGTAGGGATGTCGTAAGATGCGTAACCGTCAAAGTCGGCGCCAAACGGGAGCGCACTAACCATGGAAAAGTCGGACTTGTAGTAAGGGCCCTTTTCGGGTGTGCCGTATTGGTTCAGCCCTGATGAATTGAAGCCGAGTCTTCCCACGAAGCAGTCATAGGCGGCTTCGAGGGGCTTCAATCCCTCGACAGCCTGCGCCTCGGTGGTCTCAGAGCCAAGGTAGATGCGGAAGTGCGCCGAGTCGACGTGTGCGGGGACCGTACCGTTGGTCGTGTTGTCTGGTTTGATCGGGTATGGCTCAAACACAGGCGGCTCGGCCGGATTGATAGTTCGGTAATCCAACCTCGCCGCTTGGGGAGCGGCGAGAACGCCAGCAACGGCCAGGGCCGATGCGAAAAGGGTAGGTGGCGCCATCGTGTATTATTGGCGTGTTCTAAAGATACCTAGTTTGACCACTGGAAAGAGTGACAGTGGGCCAAAATCTGGTAGGTAAAATGACAGCGAATGACTGGACCGAGTTGGCTGTCCTGGGAAAATCTTGTAAACTACATGGAAAAGCGATGCGGCTGTCTCTTTTAAAGGCAACGGCCTAGAGTGAAACCCCCCCTTGCCCCTATTTTCCCAGGAGTTCGTCAGGGTCGTAATGGATTGACGATCTATTTTAATGCAGGCGTGTTAACCTTGCCCACAGTGGAACCTACCGAATCGATCCACCCAACTGTTGTATGTAAAAGCCTCTCTGGGCCAATTGTCAGCTGGGCATTCAGGGGTGCTACACGAGCTGGCCTACCCAAAGGAGGAAAGGTATGGATGCTAGCTCTGAGGTTTCTACACGTTGACTTGAAATCGGACTTGATGGCTGCAGCTAAAAATACCATATTGAACCGGGATATGTACCATAATTGTTTTCTAACTGTAAAACTCTAATCGGTCTGTGAAATGTTGCAGTGAAGCATTGGCTGACAGCAGACAGAAAACACAGCAGAAACAAAACCAGATCGCTCCGTCGGAAACTGACTCGTCCCATGGGATGCTAAAATATGCCTGATTACGAACTACATCACACGAGCGTCGATCTTGGCCTCGCCAAATTTCTCCCcgcagcaagaaaaaaaaagacattttCCTTGCTACAGAGGCTCGTATTCAGAATGAGCCATCCAAAATCAGTAGAAAGCGCAGCCCCAGGTATTTCCTATTGAATGTGGGAAACGGTCCACGGAGGCAGTGAGTCCGGAACCATTTGTAAGGGATATACTATGAAAAAAGTGATAAAACAACAATACGCGTGATGCCATGCGACAAAAGCATAAACACAAGATATATATAAAACTACGAAGCAACACCGccaatggtgccgatggtgcCGATGTTATGTTTGTGGGTTGGGGCTTCTGTAGTGAGCGGGCCCTCCCGCGCTGACTCTGACAGCGACAATCTCAACTTCTTTTCTGTGCAATTTAGTTCGCCCTTGCTTGCCTCTTCTCCAGCCCCCAAGAAAAGTCTCAGATCGTGGCTTAAAAACGCACCAGATCCAATCCAGCAACGTGCAAATTTAGTTTAGACTCATGCTTGTCAGGACTCAGGAGAGTGCGCGTTGGAAATCATAAGGTAAAAATTATGGTGGGCAGGGTACGTTACCCAACTCCACTGGTTTCCTGGCCGATCTGGGACATGCAGATCAAACAATTCGCCCATGTTGGGACTCCTTGGTTAGGCCGTCAACCCCTGTCATCACGGCCCGCGTCCCTCCGATCCAGATCTTGGATTCATCCCAAGCGTCTCTGATGCATTTCTTTCGAGAACACTTCTTTTTATGTTGCATATTATTTTCACAGTCGAATTGGGACTGTACGCCTTTGTCGGTGACAAAAAGTCCTACGATTTATCGGCTGACGGGGCAATGCACGCGTCGGATTGCAAAATTTATTGCTGCGCCTGACACCCGACGTCATGGCCGAATACTGACGCGGGAGGTCGAGAGCCGCCGCTGGGTCATGATTCCCATCGCCACCAGCACGACACCCCTTAGTCTGGAGTTCCCAACTTCGAGAGATATGCTTACAGAGCCACATTGGCGCATCAATCTCTAGCGATGGGTTGTAAACACATTAACGACGCGGATAAACTTCAATGGTGAACCGTGCGTAGGTAGTCAAGTAACTGGATGCATGGCCGCCCCTCCTCGGAGAACCCAATCGTGACGCCAAGGTAATTGTCGACATACTGTATAATTTGCACTTGCGCAGTTCAAGGCGAATTGAGCGCTGCctggggcggcggcgacgaacACGTCTAAATATCATTTCATCGAAGATCTTACTTGCCTACCAAATCTTCTCAATCCAGTATTGGGGTCATTGGCGCGGTGCGTACCTGTCAATGTGTCTAGCTAGAAGACATTTTGCAGTGGTGTTTCCGCACTGCCCACGCGTCGGCTTAGCAATTGCATGATGCAACTGCCCAGAATAATCAGCCAAGGCACTATCgagctttttgtttcttcgaTTCTAGCCCCAACTCGGGTACGCGGAATGATGATAGATCCACAATCTTCCCCACGAGGCGTCTTCTGCGCTATCGTGACGTCAGACGTCGCGGCTCGGCAACATCGCAAGATCAGGTTTCTGCGAACGTGTGGGCATATTTCAAGTTGCTTACCATATGAAGAAGAACAAATCCCAGATCCGGTATAGAATTCCTCGCCTGCTGCTAAAGTCAGAAACTACCGCCAGTGCATCAAACCTCGAACCTCAATCAACCGCCAGCAATAAAACATCCACGCCCAACATGAGCACCAACACAGCATCCATCAACGCCGGACAGGGCGCCGGAAACACCTACCAGAACCCCAACATAAACCCTTCGACTTCGCAAggcgtcggcgccggcgccgggtCCATGAACCTGGGGCAGCAGCGCCTCGGCGGCGACAGCACGAACCCCGACGGCGCCTCCCGCGGCACCACGACGCAGAACAGCACCAGCGCCACGCAGCTGGGGAGCTCCCTGGGGCAGGAGGCGAGCGGCACCGGTGCTGCGGCAACCAGCGGCGTCGGGGCAAACAGCTCGACCGTCGGTGGCGGTGACGCCCCGACGTCGCGGACGGGTGGTATCGCTGGGCAGATCAAGGGTGCTTTTGCCCAAGGACATGTAAGACGATGACACATCCCCGGCCGATGCGAAATGTTATCATATGCTGACGGTGTAAAAAAATAGGGTGTCGGTGAGATCCTGAGAGGAAAAGTCAACTCTGCAGTGGACACCATGGCGGGTGACTCGCAGGGCATGGCGATAGACAAGCGCACGACCACTGCTGGAGAGAGGGAATATGCCAACAAGGAGTTTGCCAAGaagagtagtagtagtagtagtattatttaacgccgggctcggcccggctcattagccggccgttagcaacctcccgaggggtatctcggcgcgctttctattttctctatttacacagcggaaaacaagggcatagaagcgaatcgagcctgaccgggttcgtgcccggtcctgcttacaggtttgttcactgacgcgaccccgtgccttcaggcgcacggaggattcgtctgacggcagttgacggctcttcatcgagaggggcctgtgtccaaacagcggagctgtcggtcgtttgtagccatggagacgaagttcccaacaagtgtgggctcgacggcacaggcgggtggttgttgtcgatagccagccgggttatccttgccacgggcaagcggggaggaggtggagggagcaggattcgaacctacgttactcaagtaacagccatggcgcttaaccactgcgccattcccccctgcCAAGAAGACAAGTACAGACTAGGATACCTGGAGGTTTAGAGCATAGATCTTTTTGAGCGTCTGAAATTCATTCATGGGTATTTGCACCTTACCAGAAGACCAGAGGTCAGGCTTTGTAGGTCGACTTTGCATGTGGTAACAATCTACATGGACAAGGTAGGTAGCGTAACCGAACGTTTGACCCAGGACGGGCAAGAAGTTGCCAGGCAGCTTGATGTTACTCAACCGCGGTTTTATCTCGAGGCCCTCTGAGCTATCTCGAGAGCACCTAGGTTGCGCTATCCAAAGCCTCGTACATCCCCAGTACGATCTTCAAAGCGGGGCGAGCGTACGTATCATGATTACCGCGATGTTGTTCCCAAGAAAACCAGCTCCTGATTGGGTTTCACCATATAAACATAAAAGACATCAGCCTGTAGGTGCCCCTTTTAAGAACTTTAAAATGTCTACAGAGGTGGCCCTCCTGCGACATCAATATGCTGGATATGGACATGGACGCATGTGGGGATTTGGATGAAGCTGAAAGCTTGCCAAAGACTATGGGTCAGTGATTTGGAAAAGTTACGGAGTTCCCGACAAGTATCCTTGCTTGTGACATATGTAGACGAGTGACTCGAGATACGAAGGAGATGGACAGTAGGACTGAAGCGCTTAAAAATAAGATAGTCGAAGAATTGAAGAATTAATATCTAGTTATCAATTACGTTACTTTCAGGTCTATAAAATTAGCTGCCTTCTATCCCCCCATCCCTCATGCCCATTCCTCCTTTTAAGTCCAAAATCTACTCCGCACCCTGGTCCTCCTTCAAATACACATCTACAAACTCCAGTCAGCTCCAGCAACGTCGACATAACACTCCTCCTCCACGACGTGGGCGTGCGAGAACCAGTTCCACTCGGTGTTCTCCTCGATGGGCTTGAGCTCATCGCACTGAGCGAGCAGGTTGATGTCGACGCAGCCCTCGGGCGTCTCCTCGCCCTCGTACACGTAGTCGACGACGTTCCACAGGCTCTGGTAGTACTGGACCCAGTGCTTGCACGCGACGAACTTTCCAGCGCCGAAGCGGCTGACCAGCTTCTTGCCCTCGAGCACGACGTCGTCGCCGGCGTCCGGGCCGGGCTGCAGAAATGTTGCGTGGCTTTTGTCGTTGGCGGGCAGGTCGAACTCGTCGGGCCGCTGCATGTGAAAGTGCGGCGAAAAGCCGTTGCTGTCGGTCAGGACCTGCGAGGTGCCGCCCTGCTCGGTCGAGCCGTTGGTGTAAAAAATGCGCGAGCCGCCGCCCTCGTACTGCTCGTACAGCACGGCGCGGTTGTAGGGCGGCCCGATGTGGATCCCCGTCACCTGGAAGTGGTTGATCTCGGCGCCGAACCCCGTGATGGGCGATTCGGTCACGTTGGCGATCAGCTTCCAGCCGCGCGACCGCGAGGTCTCGGGGCCGGAGCGGCGGGCAATGGGGTTGGCGGCCGCGAGGGCGGCTAGGGTGGCGAGGAGGATTGATTTGGTGAgcattttgtttttcttctttggtttTTGAGTGGTATGTGAGTGGGTGGGATTTTGTGAACAGAGCTCGGGTCTACTGTGTGGTTGATGATGTTGTTGCTGTCCTTGAATGAGAATTTGTTGCTGTGATGAGGGAAAGGGGAACTTTTATAGTCGAATTGTCTATCTctttgcgaaaaaaaaagaatgtctCAACCCCTTTCAAATAGCAGCATCGCCGAAAAGTTCCATACGTCAATGCCAATGAAGCGAGCCTTCAATACGATATAATGTGCAGGACGGGCGACGATACGAACTTTGCTATAGTCAGCAAATTCGCCGCTTTATTGCGAGAGGGTGGTGTCCAAAAGTGACGTGACAGCCCTATGCTACACTTGCACATGTACGCGATCGACCGAGAATCCAATCGACGAGATGGAAGAAGGGTCACATTTCCCCGCTcgtgttttcctttttttttttttttctgacaACCACAACGACGGAGGTGCCGACCAGCCGAAGGAACGTTTCCCCTCGCGTAGAATTCGGTCGCGGTGAGTTGGCTCCGCCGCTTCGTATCTGCAGCACCCTTTGATTGGACCAAGTCAATCAGCCTGTGTAACTCTGCATACCTATCTGGCTACATGTCAGCTGTGCCACGATTGGCAACGGCAGCGCCGTTGGTGAGCAACGTGGGGTTTGGGGAGGCCCGTGTTCGACCAGATGGACGACTTTCATCAAAAGCACTTTGCATGACAGCCAGTGCACCTCGTGAGGAATATTGGAGCATGTGTTATTTTTTAGGCATGCATGAGTGTGCTGTTCTAACTGTACGTGATGCCAGAATCATTCAATTCCACATTCTCCtttgcaaaaagaaagacaaacCAGACGGTAGCGACTGTAAACCCCAGCAGCAAGCAGCCACGCCTCCACATGTGCTCCCGCATGTGTTGCTCGCTGGCAAAtccatgaaaaaaaagcatctcAGACCGAACCCGTCGACCAGTTTCTCCCAAGACTCCCGAGCCTGGCTAACCTACTTCAGCTATGCCGCGCGGATCTGGCGTATGAGCCAGTTCGGCGCCGCGATGGACGACTCGGTCGTATACAGAAAGTGCGCGGGCAGAAGGAACAGGGTTCCGAAGCAAACGGCATCGGAGGCGTTGCAGTAGACCTCGGTCTTTTCGGTCGGGAAATCCGGGATCCGCCCGCGGTTCTGGAGGTTCTTGGTGTACCCAAACAGCACCACGCCCTTGATCTGGTCCTGCACGGCAGCGGGCATCTCGCTGACTGCGTTGAACATGACTGCTGTTCCCTGGCTGTGTGTTTTGAACAATTTCACAATCTTGTCAGTCCCTTCCATTTATTTACATGGCCAACAAGTCTCCAGTGGGGACACTATTcggcaaaaaaaacaaaaaaaaaaaaaaaagagaggcaAGAAGAAAGGCTCACCTGTATCCTCCAGCAACAACGGCAGCGTTGGGACATTTGGTGTTGGCCAGGGTGAACATGCGCTTCGCCTCGTCGATGGCGCCCTGCGTGGTCCCCGCCGGGAGGAAGTTGGGCGAGAGGGCGGCGTCGTACGGGTCACCCACGCCCTGCACCCAGATGTCGTTGCGGAACTCGCG
This DNA window, taken from Pyricularia oryzae 70-15 chromosome 6, whole genome shotgun sequence, encodes the following:
- a CDS encoding cutinase is translated as MQFITVALTLIALASASPIATNVEKPSELEARQLNSVRNDLISGNAAACPSVILIFARASGEVGNMGLSAGTNVASALEREFRNDIWVQGVGDPYDAALSPNFLPAGTTQGAIDEAKRMFTLANTKCPNAAVVAGGYSQGTAVMFNAVSEMPAAVQDQIKGVVLFGYTKNLQNRGRIPDFPTEKTEVYCNASDAVCFGTLFLLPAHFLYTTESSIAAPNWLIRQIRAA